Proteins from a genomic interval of Drosophila melanogaster chromosome 2R:
- the tou gene encoding toutatis, isoform F, protein MNKNAGDGSDGKNSNKNSNAGGGGGAGGPHDPTGLLDAASLFAYWGRDPTGAAAAAASNPLFNSQFNAAAAAGLGLLPQAGGASANDRYSMAAAAAAAAGAHHHQNTMAVAASQAASLAGLHPASWWSMAQLAAQDYFSRLQASGLSPFPHPDLAAAFGPAGMGMGGGAGGAGAGGGGAGVLGQGGGGNGGSGNGGGGSSSGSSGSKSNKSRKEKRAAQQQQQQQQNLANSLNAAAAAAAAAAANNPAAALASMHGFGVGVPGTSIPSVSTGSGSISTNSGGHGSYKSTASAYGKPSTMTSSSMANNPGSAYDPVTLHKELLAMQAVAAAASGSGSSGSSGKKSGGGGSSSSSMHSLGMGIGGSGGMMSSGKASTSVSASNSSLGGMHPSLTSSNPLMSPHAGMGSSSSSSSKDRDKNNPSLNALNSLSQFGALGMTPQQSMQAAMNAFAASTGVSPSATVTSSPHHSSQQQQQMGGNSSTSGSGKSSSKDYMMGTGSEHPSLLGVRLPPDTEIIKYTSSIVGPKIPGLSPAKRARLEMEYAAMAAAAQQQHQQAQQQHQAQQQLHGMLGAAGIPGMAGLVGLPGMSGNPLDQLSVSKASSSTAPTTSTSSSSAGSNLLNQSNSDRVEVIKLPPTITSNGAYNLSSKGKEVHDLTTDMATNSGGVNLSLKSNAGSSALTPSGAVGSASNPITIDDFDAPLNLSMKPSDKSNSSSSNAAAGGSSSSSAALANLASDYQAASSGQSGNSLQSLSSITAALGGTGGMPGGSISGSGGTSPAPAGAGSGATGGGSGSGGSGGGSSSYKEGRPRNLGRGVSKPKKNTVASLLAQSRAVGLKPMLATQQLLQQGADIEKIRLALSEANAHMETSTDSESVAAESGLSESESEDANILNVAELRVPLELGWKRETVIRGLTKQGQIRGEVTYYAPGSTTPLKSNGQVFAILEQQPSNLSRENFSFSARAIVGSFLQPAPPPYANDGEYIRMTDEDVAKRLEDLKVFTRQTLNVEQRIEIAKQQQAMRDAKKLQKEELARNKEKARQEKNSKLEQQRKDKELKNQQAVEERKKRQEELDRLKQEELLKKQQELQKQKEMLLAAEMERERRRQHMSLIRMLELRRKFEDREKKKHQLVLDRLLLRERRMAERKRDAEILQLIRRPNEDSEMPQELVIPELDRIAGNRLPGQAMADLLMVFEFLHNFGETLGFDMESLPSLQNLHDALMSDSNADAEEELLSVMTHLLVCAIEDPGVPNPGRHTTLLGQSLRNADITNSNVSEILRIYLYATATGEVRQMHGITVDRERERRVPDHHQLDSDTTTHSHSVKNQEYYKLLHENDTWKLSQSLKDRPFVALNPTRKAQMLAHLCNDLLMNKAVLRQIDGSLETCAQMRKEKYMTDMKVRKYKALHMRKARIEAYERAQAEREAAMQALMAQQKLDAERLKAEEEAKAAAAEEAAAAAGTDGEATKGGSPNGEKPEDGDQNEEGAAKEPQQQQQQPMEVDGVVDEASLVSPAKTIIQTDNSLTPSKQDMPTPTYQINGSSTPTTSGVTGGDMNVLLQAKKSGARNSINDEHHHDVSIIDDDLSDLDSEITNVEEDEDNRLSADELQKKLDKIVRASLNCKEALEKSTNQLRAACFGQDRFWRRYWKLPKAGGIFIEALESAQNDICDYHEALEAMDDKKDANDEKENSENEKDVAAESSEQPMEVDESITKLEDGVPASDVGMPESNQQNAHQDEEDDDDDVTEINKVEPEIVDLGDDDDDAAPPLPKIEPPRPEIKVKSEMELMGPPPTTMISTKTDFEAEIKIPSMPGILMPPTLNNNNTNNNNNNNGSDNCDKLETGLGLGQQQQNFSQSVIKTEDVKKEDDCIIVSTSSVDDTPKWFSIVRREVPLISELPAEEGGVVGQELQISYANQNCSAQLQLQGHPWDLINNMQYYSIPMDECKVDTSKLGNECIFSLSGLDEKQMLAKVEEYKAHKVESKNGLGSPHRHHETKDDEEQAKLKLDKEIDTEMETDADDLAGKEKFFRLRSDVPPDTGGGVSEGTDVKPKIELRLDEALSQAYYHNIANMSLSSVQTYIPIDIPLPLSMTPDEHRLLEQVKLAGFPERVHGVYVPRRQRYGWWQLDDEQKLRQLLKTLNPSGLRERELQENLQRFLGLEQPLGVNYKLKSDIDFPEEFLMPDKKGDWNPKVAKRVELALIEQLESLEDKVASASMQLKNWQLPNRVESELTLDSQEDVTEEDFVSIIPMIRERIIDLEANIERRYLKPPLGSQTGDAHLAVIAQNQHTTTQTQNSASAAAYLLQMQQQQQQQQLAQQQQQQQQGSGAGNSLNPSSFNERTMALAAAAAASGPGNATGVANSAVVAGATPCESGSGEPNSGNASPASNCDSDRDEKVEQIPKGLVQWRDAVSRSHTTAQLAMALYVLESCVAWDKSIMKAYATKNKSSKKKSSAKKQATPSKKQQQKKNKKEQQLTPNGKESKSKSAINKPENQAPLSIKINLKALAQNGQCLLKTKTPPILTKSPTASPSSHPNTSDSDSDFGKRTKKKSGGKRRRSANNTNSSKYSNSLQNCQFCTSGENEDKLLLCDGCDKGYHTYCFKPKMDNIPDGDWYCYECVNKATNERKCIVCGGHRPSPVGKMIYCDLCPRAYHADCYIPPLLKVPRGKWYCHGCISRAPPPKKRSAGGTSGSSSKSRRDRDRESGGSAKRRSDNSKTPAMEHMQQQQMPLAGGDSHHHHHQQPPSLNSSHDESMNSLPAAPLSPAHSVVSATNYDDQHHANNSVDGSSRFHAHLIPPSNNGTAALLEDVPGGANVMPGVYPVYTPVAAGNFSAGLINQAPVQPAMPFANVVAMSPRAVTPTRTRTPTPTPAPTPPPPPPTPLLMQASPTATALHVNACQSPPQQQHAQLMTMPSPPAIGVGTATNQMSPPPINIHAIQEAKEKLKQEKKEKHATKKLMKELAVCKTLLGEMELHEDSWPFLLPVNTKQFPTYRKIIKTPMDLSTIKKKLQDLSYKTREDFCVDVRQIFDNCEMFNEDDSPVGKAGHGMRKFFESRWGELTDKHS, encoded by the exons ATGAACAAAAATGCCGGCGATGGCAGCGATGGCAAAAACTCAAACAAAAACTCGAATGCGGGAGGGGGTGGTGGAGCCGGGGGGCCACACGACCCCACCGGCCTTTTAGATGCAGCTTCCCTGTTCG CTTACTGGGGACGTGATCCAACTGGAGCGGCGGCTGCAGCGGCTTCCAATCCGCTCTTCAACTCGCAGTTCaatgccgccgctgctgccggATTGGGTTTATTGCCACAAGCTGGAGGCGCCTCTGCCAATGACCGTTATTCcatggcagcagcagcggcggctgcGGCGGGAGCCCATCACCACCAGAACACGATGGCAGTGGCCGCTTCCCAGGCCGCCAGTTTGGCCGGTTTGCATCCAGCAA GCTGGTGGTCAATGGCCCAGTTAGCTGCCCAGGATTACTTCAGTCGCCTGCAAGCCTCGGGTCTTTCCCCCTTTCCACATCCCGATCTGGCGGCTGCCTTTGGACCAGCTGGGATGGGAATGGGCGGCGGTGCTGGTGGAGCGGGTGCTGGAGGTGGTGGAGCAGGTGTACTCGGCCAGGGCGGCGGTGGAAATGGCGGAAGTGGCAACGGTGGTGGTGGATCCTCATCGGGTTCTTCCGGCAGCAAGTCAAACAAGTCGCGCAAGGAGAAGCGAgccgcccagcagcaacaacagcaacagcaaaatcTGGCCAACAGTCTAAATGCGGCAGctgcggcggcagcagcagcagcagccaatAATCCAGCAGCCGCGCTGGCCAGCATGCATGGTTTTGGTGTAGGAGTTCCGGGCACGAGCATTCCGTCGGTGAGCACAGGTAGCGGATCAATATCCACAAATAGTGGAGGTCATGGAAGTTACAAG AGCACGGCCAGCGCTTATGGTAAGCCCTCGACTATGACGAGCAGCAGCATGGCTAATAATCCGGGCTCTGCCTACGATCCGGTGACCCTGCACAAGGAGCTGCTGGCCATGCAGGCCGTGGCAGCCGCTGCTTCCGGCTCAGGATCAAGCGGTTCCTCAGGCAAGAAGTCCGGTGGGGGTggctcctcatcctcctcgaTGCACAGCCTTGGAATGGGAATTGGTGGCAGCGGTGGCATGATGTCCAGTGGCAAAGCTTCGACCAGTGTGAGCGCAAGCAATTCATCATTGGGAGGAATGCACCCCAGTTTGACTAGCAGCAATCCGCTGATGTCGCCCCATGCGGGCATGGGCtcctcgtcgtcatcatcgAGCAAGGATCGTGACAAAAACAATCCCTCGCTCAACGCTCTTAACTCGCTCTCACAGTTTGGAGCCCTGGGAATGACGCCACAGCAGAGCATGCAGGCGGCAATGAATGCTTTTGCAGCCAGCACAGGAGTTTCGCCATCCGCCACGGTAACGTCCTCGCCGCACCACTCttcccagcagcaacagcaaatggGAGGGAACAGTTCCACGTCGGGATCGGGCAAGTCCAGTTCCAAGGATTACATGATGGG TACTGGAAGTGAGCACCCATCTCTGCTTGGAGTTCGTTTACCACCGGACACGGAGATAATCAAGTACACGTCCTCGATTGTGGGACCCAAGATTCCTG GTCTCAGTCCCGCGAAGCGGGCTAGACTCGAAATGGAGTACGCGGCGATGGCTGCGGCCGCtcaacagcagcatcagcaggcacagcagcaacaccaggcgcagcagcaactccaCGGGATGCTCGGAGCAGCCGGTATCCCGGGAATGGCTGGACTGGTCGGTCTGCCTGGCATGAGTGGCAATCCCCTCGATCAGTTGAGTGTAAGCAAGGCCAGTTCTTCAACGGCGCCCACAACCAGTACCAGTTCCTCCTCAGCAGGGAGCAACCTGCTCAACCAGAGCAATAGTGATCGCGTGGAGGTAATCAAACTGCCACCAACAATTACTTCAAACGGAGCCTATAATCTCTCAAGTAAGGGAAAAGAGGTGCACGACCTCACCACCGACATGGCCACCAACTCTGGCGGTGTGAATCTCAGCCTAAAGTCCAATGCTGGCTCCAGCGCCTTGACGCCCAGCGGTGCCGTCGGATCGGCCAGCAATCCCATTACCATCGATGACTTTGACGCACCACTTAATCTTTCCATGAAGCCCTCGGATAAGAGCAATAGTAGCTCgtcaaatgcagcagcaggGGGCTCCTCCTCTTCCAGCGCAGCGTTGGCTAACTTGGCGAGCGATTATCAGGCAGCGTCCAGTGGGCAAAGCGGTAATAGTCTGCAGAGTTTGAGCTCTATTACAGCTGCTTTGGGTGGAACAGGAGGTATGCCTGGTGGTTCCATTTCCGGCAGCGGAGGAACctctccagctccagctggtGCCGGATCAGGAGCCACGGGTGGTGGTTCGGGATCTGGTGGATCCGGCGGTGGATCGTCCTCTTACAAAGAGGGAAGACCTCGTAACCTGGGACGCGGCGTATCCAAGCCCAAGAAGAACACGGTAGCTTCGCTGTTGGCTCAATCCCGAGCTGTGGGCCTTAAACCTATGCTGGCCACGCAACAACTTCTTCAACAGGGTGCTGATATT GAGAAAATCCGCCTGGCACTGAGCGAAGCGAATGCCCATATGGAAACTTCTACAGATTCCGAAAGCGTGGCAGCCGAAAGTGGTCTTTCGGAGTCTGAGAGTGAGGATGCCAACATTCTGAATGTAGCGGAGCTAAGGGTGCCACTTGAATTGGGCTGGAAACGGGAGACGGTGATTCGTGGACTGACTAAGCAAGGGCAGATCCGTGGAGAGGTCACATATTATGCACCAGGAAGCACGACGCCGCTAAAGAGCAACGGACAGGTTTTTGCT ATCCTGGAGCAGCAGCCATCGAATCTAAGTCGTGAAAACTTTAGTTTTTCCGCGCGAGCCATTGTTGGTTCATTCCTGCAGCCTGCACCACCGCCGTACGCCAATGATGGCGAGTACATACGGATGACGGACGAGGACGTGGCCAAGCGGTTAGAGGATCTGAAGGTCTTCACCCGCCAGACTCTTAACGTGGAACAGCGAATTGAGATCGCCAAGCAACAGCAGGCGATGCGTGATGCTAAGAAGCTGCAAAAGGAAGAATTGGCCAGAAATAAGGAGAAGGCGCGACAGGAGAAGAACTCCAAGTTGGAGCAGCAGCGCAAGGACAAGGAGCTCAAGAATCAGCAGGCTGTTGAg GAGCGCAAAAAGCGTCAGGAGGAGCTAGATCGCCTTAAGCAAGAGGAATTGCTTAAGAAGCAACAG GAACTacagaaacaaaaagagaTGCTGTTGGCTGCCGAAATG GAACGAGAACGTCGCCGCCAACACATGAGCCTCATTCGAATGTTGGAGCTTCGTCGGAAATTCGAGGATCGTGAAAAGAAGAAACACCAGCTGGTTCTAGACCGTTTGCTTCTGCGTGAGCGTCGTATGGCGGAGCGAAAACGAGATGCGGAGATTCTGCAGTTGATAAGGCGTCCCAATGAGGACTCCGAAATGCCACAAGAATTGGTAATCCCTGAACTGGATAGGATTGCCGGCAACCGACTTCCCGGCCAGGCAATGGCCGATTTGCTCATGGTCTTTGAATTCCTACATAACTTTGGGGAGACTCTAGGCTTTGACATGGAATCACTGCCGTCGCTTCAGAACCTGCACGATGCTTTAATGAGCGATAGCAACGCGGATGCGGAAGAGGAGTTGTTGTCGGTGATGACGCATCTATTGGTTTGTGCCATTGAGGATCCAGGTGTTCCCAATCCCGGCAGACACACCACTTTACTGGGACAATCGCTACGCAATGCGGACATCACCAACTCGAATGTATCCGAAATCTTGAGGATTTATCTGTATGCTACGGCCACAGGTGAAGTGCGTCAAATGCACGGAATCACTGTGGATCGTGAGCGAGAGAGAAGGGTGCCGGATCATCATCAACTAGATAGCGATACCACAACCCACTCACATTCGGTAAAGAACCAGGAGTACTATAAGCTTCTCCATGAAAACGACACCTGGAAGTTGTCGCAATCGCTGAAAGATCGCCCCTTCGTTGCGTTAAATCCCACCCGTAAAGCCCAAATGTTGGCCCATCTATGCAACGACCTGCTCATGAACAAGGCCGTGCTCCGCCAGATTGATGGAAGTCTAGAAACGTGCGCCCAGATGCGAAAGGAGAAATACATGACGGACATGAAGGTGCGCAAGTACAAGGCTCTCCACATGCGCAAGGCTCGAATTGAGGCCTATGAACGAGCACAGGCGGAGCGTGAGGCGGCTATGCAGGCGTTGATGGCACAGCAGAAGCTGGATGCAGAACGTcttaaggcggaggaggaaGCCAAGGCCGCGGCGGCAGAggaagcagcagctgcagcgggCACAGATGGAGAGGCAACCAAAGGTGGCTCACCCAATGGCGAGAAGCCGGAAGACGGCGATCAGAATGAAGAGGGAGCCGCCAAGGAaccccagcagcagcaacagcagccaatGGAAGTGGATGGCGTGGTCGATGAGGCATCTCTTGTAAGTCCGGCCAAAACCATCATTCAAACGGACAATAGTCTGACGCCCAGTAAACAGGACATGCCCACACCCACCTACCAAATTAATGGATCCAGCACACCTACCACAAGTGGTGTCACTGGAGGCGACATGAATGTTCTGCTGCAGGCCAAGAAAAGCGGGGCCCGAAACTCCATCAACGATGAACACCACCATGATGTTAGTATTATCGACGATGATCTTTCCGACTTGGATTCGGAGATCACGAATgtcgaggaggacgaggacaaTCGCTTGAGTGCCGATGAGTTGCAAAAGAAGCTCGACAAGATTGTCAGAGCTTCCCTAAACTGCAAGGAGGCACTGGAGAAGAGCACAAATCAGTTGAGAGCTGCGTGCTTTGGGCAGGATCGCTTCTGGCGTCGCTACTGGAAGTTGCCCAAGGCTGGAGGTATTTTCATTGAAGCACTTGAGTCGGCCCAAAATGATATTTGCGATTATCATGAGGCATTGGAGGCCATGGATGACAAAAAGGATGCAAACGACGAGAAAGAGAACTCCGAAAATGAGAAGGATGTTGCAGCGGAGTCCAGTGAGCAGCCAATGGAAGTGGATGAGTCCATTACAAAACTGGAAGATGGTGTACCAGCTTCGGACGTCGGGATGCCTGAAAGTAATCAACAGAACGCACATCAAGATGAGgaagatgacgatgatgatgtgACAGAAATCAACAAGGTGGAACCGGAAATTGTTGATTTGggtgatgatgacgatgatgcaGCTCCCCCGCTGCCCAAGATAGAACCTCCCAGGCCAGAGATTAAAGTTAAATCAGAGATGGAGCTGATGGGTCCACCACCCACGACTATGATATCCACTAAGACAGACTTTGAAGCTGAAATTAAAATACCCTCTATGCCTGGCATCTTGATGCCGCCTACcctcaacaacaacaacaccaataataacaataacaacaatggaAGCGACAACTGTGATAAGTTGGAAACTGGTTTGGGACTaggacagcagcagcagaactTTAGCCAGTCTGTGATCAAGACGGAGGATGTGAAAAAAGAGGATGATTGCATAATAGTTTCTACATCCAGTGTTGACGATACACCAAAGTGGTTCTCCATTGTCCGGCGGGAGGTTCCATTGATCAGCGAACTGCCAGCGGAGGAGGGAGGCGTGGTGGGCCAGGAACTTCAGATCAGCTATGCAAATCAGAACTGCTCCGctcagctgcagctgcaaggTCATCCGTGGGATCTGATCAACAACATGCAGTACTACTCGATTCCGATGGACGAATGCAAGGTGGACACCAGCAAGCTGGGCAACGAGTGCATCTTCTCGCTGAGTGGCCTCGATGAAAAGCAAATGCTAGCCAAGGTGGAGGAGTACAAGGCCCACAAGGTGGAGTCAAAAAACGGTCTGGGCTCTCCTCATCGCCACCACGAGACTAAAGATGATGAGGAGCAGGCCAAGCTGAAGTTGGACAAGGAGATTGACACCGAAATGGAAACAGATGCAGATGACCTAGCTGGCAAGGAAAAGTTTTTTCGCTTGCGCTCTGATGTACCCCCGGATACGGGAGGAGGGGTCAGCGAGGGAACCGATGTAAAGCCCAAGATTGAGCTTCGTTTGGATGAGGCGTTGTCACAGGCATATTACCACAACATAGCCAACATGTCATTGAGCAGTGTTCAAACGTATATACCCATCGATATCCCTCTGCCGCTTTCCATGACCCCCGATGAGCATCGTCTGCTGGAGCAGGTCAAGCTGGCAGGTTTTCCGGAACGAGTTCACGGAGTTTACGTGCCCCGCAGACAGCGCTACGGCTGGTGGCAGTTGGACGATGAACAGAAGCTGCGCCAGCTGCTCAAAACTCTCAATCCGTCGGGATTGAGGGAGCGTGAACTGCAGGAGAATCTTCAACGATTCCTCGGACTGGAACAGCCATTGGGTGTGAATTATAAGCTGAAATCGGACATCGATTTTCCAGAGGAATTCCTAATGCCTGACAAGAAGGGCGATTGGAATCCCAAGGTGGCCAAACGTGTGGAGCTTGCCCTTATCGAACAACTAGAATCACTGGAGGACAAGGTGGCCAGCGCTTCTATGCAATTAAAGAACTGGCAATTGCCCAACCGCGTGGAGAGTGAACTCACCTTGGACTCGCAGGAGGATGTCACCGAAGAGGACTTCGTCAGCATCATACCCATGATCCGAGAGAGAATCATCGACTTGGAGGCAAATATCGAAAGACGTTACTTGAAGCCGCCTTTGGGCTCGCAGACAGGCGATGCCCATTTGGCGGTTATTGCTCAGAACCAGCATACCACCACCCAGACGCAGAACTCTGCATCGGCAGCAGCATATCTCCTGcagatgcaacagcagcagcagcaacagcagttggcccagcagcagcagcaacagcaacagggtTCGGGTGCGGGAAATAGCCTGAATCCCTCATCCTTCAACGAGCGTACTATGGCAttggcggcggcagcagctgcttcGGGGCCAGGAAACGCAACCGGAGTAGCCAACTCGGCAGTCGTGGCAGGAGCCACGCCCTGCGAATCGGGCAGCGGAGAACCGAATTCCGGCAACGCGTCACCGGCCAGCAACTGTGACAGCGATCGGGACGAGAAGGTGGAGCAGATACCCAAGGGATTGGTGCAGTGGCGGGACGCAGTATCCCGATCGCACACCACCGCCCAGCTGGCGATGGCCCTGTACGTTCTGGAATCCTGCGTGGCTTGGGACAAGAGCATTATGAAAGCG tatgcaacaaaaaacaagTCCAGCAAAAAGAAGAGCAGCGCCAAAAAGCAGGCAACTCCCTCgaagaaacagcagcagaagaaaaacaaaaaggagcAGCAGTTGACCCCCAATGGAAAAGAGAGCAAGAGCAAGAGCGCAATCAATAAGCCAGAAAACCAGGCTCCGCTGAGCATCAAAATCAACCTTAAGGCTCTGGCCCAAAACGGGCAGTGTTTGCTGAAAACTAAAACACCACCAATCCTAACCAAATCCCCAACCGCATCCCCATCCTCCCATCCAAACACTAGCGACTCCGACTCGGACTTTGGCAAACggacgaagaagaagagcGGCGGCAAACGCAGACGCTCGGCCAACAATACAAACTCTAGCAAATATTCCAATTCCTTACAGAATTGCCAGTTCTGCACGTCCGGCGAAAACGAGGACAAGTTGCTACTGTGCGACGGCTGTGACAAGGGCTATCACACCTATTGCTTCAAGCCCAAGATGGACAACATTCCCGATGGCGATTG GTACTGCTACGAGTGCGTGAACAAGGCCACCAATGAGCGCAAGTGCATCGTTTGCGGCGGTCATCGTCCGTCGCCCGTGGGGAAGATGATCTACTGTGACTTGTGTCCTCGTGCCTACCACGCCGATTGCTATATACCGCCGCTGCTAAAGGTACCGCGTGGCAAGTGGTACTGCCACGGTTGCATCTCCCGGGCGCCTCCGCCGAAGAAAAGAAGTGCAGGTGGAACAtccggcagcagcagcaaatctAGGAGGGACAGGGATAGGGAGTCGGGCGGATCGGCCAAGCGGCGTAGCGACAACAGCAAGACACCAGCCATGGAGcacatgcagcagcagcagatgccaCTGGCAGGCGGGGATtcccaccatcatcatcatcagcagccgCCGTCGCTGAACTCCTCGCACGATGAGTCGATGAATTCTCTGCCGGCGGCTCCTCTGAG TCCGGCGCACTCGGTGGTCTCGGCCACGAACTACGATGACCAGCACCATGCCAACAACTCGGTCGATGGCAGCAGTCGCTTCCACGCGCATCTCATTCCCCCGTCAAATAATGGCACTGCGGCTCTGCTGGAAGATGTGCCGGGTGGCGCCAATGTGATGCCCGGCGTCTATCCAGTTTATACGCCAGTTGCGGCTGGCAACTTCTCAGCCGGATTGATTAACCAAGCGCCGGTGCAGCCAGCGATGCCGTTTGCCAACGTGGTCGCCATGTCGCCACGGGCTGTCACGCCCACCCGCACCCGAACGCCCACACCGACGCCAGCACCCactccgccaccaccaccgccgacACCGCTGCTAATGCAGGCCTCGCCCACAGCCACCGCCCTCCATGTAAACGCCTGCCAGTCACCGCCCCAACAACAGCATGCGCAGCTGATGACCATGCCCTCGCCACCAGCCATTGGAGTCGGAACGGCCACTAACCAAATGTCGCCACCGCCCATCAACATACATGCCATTCAGGAAGCCAAGGAGAAGCTGAAGCAGGAGAAGAAGGAGAAGCACGCCACCAAGAAGCTCATGAAGGAGCTGGCTGTCTGCAAGACGCTATTGGGGGAAATGGAG CTTCATGAGGACTCGTGGCCATTTCTTTTGCCAGTAAACACCAAGCAGTTTCCCACATAtcgaaaaataatcaaaactCCCATGGACTTGTCCACaatcaaaaagaaattgcAAGATTTGAG CTACAAAACCCGTGAGGACTTCTGCGTGGACGTGCGTCAGATCTTCGATAATTGCGAGATGTTTAACGAGGACGATTCGCCCGTTGGCAAGGCAGGCCACGGCATGCGCAAGTTCTTCGAGTCCCGCTGGGGTGAACTGACTGACAAGCACTCCTGA